GCGAGCTCCTTCGTGAGCTGCACGTTCTCCTTCCGTAGCCTCTCGTTTTCGTCGAGGAGCTCCGCCGGGGCTCGCGACGGCGAAGAGCTCGACGATATCACCTGCTCGTCGCCGGAGTTAGACGGTGATATTATCGGCATCGCCGTGGGTATGGCAGTCAACGGCATCGGAGAAGGAACCGCGACGGTGGCGGTGGCAATCCCGGCAGCCGTGGGAGACGGCGACGGTGAGGGCGTGGAGATCTTCCGGCGCTGAATCTCGCAGAGGAGGCGCTTCTCTCCCCGGCGGAAACAGTCGTTGGAGAATTCCCACCGATCAGGTACAACTTTTCTAAATCCCTGCACAAAAACATGAAAGGTTTaggaaataaaataacaataacaggaatctttaaaagaaagaaaagaaaggagtaaAAGAATTACATAGGTGTTGAGCTGGCGAACAAAGCTGGAGAAATTGTTGTGCTTGAAATACTTAGGGAGAAGGTCTCTGGCGAAGACGGTAGGATTCCAGACGATGAAGGTGGATCCGTCGTCGTTCCAGGAGATGACGTCATCAATGGACTGGTCCTCAACGAGCTGGTAGGTCTTAGTTAGAAAGGGAGTCGGAATGGATCTCTGAGACTCACCGCCGGTAGCGGGGGAGTCGGAGGTGTCCACCGGCGTGGGTGGAGGCGGAGTCATGGAGGAGtcgatgagagagagagaaagaggtgATTCTAGAAGGTTCCGATGTGagggaataataataataaaaggggggaatgaagggg
The genomic region above belongs to Arachis stenosperma cultivar V10309 chromosome 5, arast.V10309.gnm1.PFL2, whole genome shotgun sequence and contains:
- the LOC130982165 gene encoding heat stress transcription factor B-2b-like, yielding MTPPPPTPVDTSDSPATGGESQRSIPTPFLTKTYQLVEDQSIDDVISWNDDGSTFIVWNPTVFARDLLPKYFKHNNFSSFVRQLNTYGFRKVVPDRWEFSNDCFRRGEKRLLCEIQRRKISTPSPSPSPTAAGIATATVAVPSPMPLTAIPTAMPIISPSNSGDEQVISSSSSPSRAPAELLDENERLRKENVQLTKELAEMRSLCNNIFSLMSNYATTNAATTTTTNNSNSNQIDGSAQGSRDSAFTAVRPLDLMPVKRSSSGEPWTETATAMMVEEMNPKLFGVAIGAKRAREGGGGGGEGGGGGGGGGGGSAGGREGEEDTLLRLHQPGYADVKSEPLDCQNHRDNSSNQETPWLNQCHRANQRVCN